In the Bombiscardovia apis genome, GTAGAGGGTCATGTTGTAGTTGACGGGATTGCTGAAGTCCCAGAGGTCGCCTCCTGTGGCCTGGGTGTACCAGCCAACTAACATCTCGCCCTCTTTCGTGGGCCTTGGATTCGGTGCACTAGCTCGATCGCCGACGTTCGCCAAAGCCTGCACCGCAGGCGTATGGAGGGTTCCGCCATTAGCATCAAAAGTGACTGTGACGCCTAAAACTTTCTGGGAGATTCTACCGTTGAAGTTTGTTGGTCCGGAGGCGTTAGGAAGCTGGATGGTGCCTGTAAAACCGTATATATAATCGCCTGGATATGAGTGTGGCCATGTGTAAAAGCCATTAGCTGTGTTGTAGGAACCGCCAGCAGGAGTCGATACGTCAGTGTTATTCCAGTTATATTTATCTGGGATGGCGAATACATCTGGACTGTGGCTAATGATTGCAGGGCCGAGGTTAAGGGGATTGTCTGAGTAGGTAGGTATGTCTGGCAAGCGCACTTGTTGATTGTCTAGTATGTAGTTCGGATTTGTTAAAGCGGTGAACTTGCTCCAATCTACAGTGCTGACATCGGTTATCTGATTACTATTAAGAGAGAGCTGACTTAGTCGTGCTATGAACGGAGCCCAAGCTGTATTAAGCATACTTAAGCTTGTAATTTGATTGCTATCAAGCCATAACTTTTGAAGTTGAACAAGTTTGCTCCAGTCTGTAGTCGCAATATGAGCACTAGTGACTTTGTTTTGAGATAAGCGCAGATTTGTGAGGTTTGGGAAGTTCAGCTGCCCCAGTTTATCTATCTTGTTCATGCCAGCGTCCAAAACGAGTAATGTAGGTATGGATGGAAGGTTGTCTAAACTGGTAATTTGATTACCATACATTTGAAGTGTTTGCAGTTTGGTTAGGGCATTCCACTTAACCGTGGTAAAGCTTGAATCGGTGATTTTGTTGCCTCCCCCAAATGAATGGACTTCATTGCCAACTCCGTCCCAACTTGCGCTTCCGCCGCCTTGTCCAATGCTGAGATAAGTTAGATTAGGATTGTTGAGCTCACCTAACGTTGCAATCTGATTGCCATCCACAGACAAGTAGTTAAGATTCGGTATGTTGGTGAGACGGCTGATGTCAACGAGTAAATTTTGTCCTAAGAGCAGGTATTTCAGCTGCAAGAGCTGGCTCCAATTGACAGAATTTAGCGCAGGTGTGCTGATCTTGTTTTTGTAGAGCGACAGATTTACTATATTCGGGTTGGTGAAATTTCCTATGGTGTCAATTTGATTCCACCATGCCTGGAGGTCTTCTAGTCCCGGCATATCAGTTAACGGACTAATGTCAGTAATTTGGTTTCTGTAGATTATAACAGTTTTTAGCTTAGTCAGCTGGCTCCAATTTACCGTGGAAAGAGCAGTGCCAGCGAGTTGATTTCGTTGGAGTCTAAGCGTCGATAAATTCGGATTATGTAACGGTCCCAACGAACTTATTTTGCAATCGCTTGCGTTAATAGATTCAAGATTTGGTACTTCCGTTATGGGGCTGAGATCGGTTATTGGATTACCAACTAAACTCAGTTCTTTAAGTTTTGTTAGTTGCGACCAGTTAACGGTTCGTAATGCTTCGGTAGTCACGTTGTTGCTCGCAGAAATGAAGATAGGCAAACCATTTTCATCAGTATTGTTCAAATACGAACTTGTGCTGCCAAGGTAAAGTTGTTCAAGATTTGGGTTATTGAGCTGTCCGAGAACGCTAATCTGATTACCGCCTACATTCAAACCTATTAGTTTTGGCATATTCGTCAGAGGGGTAATATCTGTAATTTTGGTGTTTTTGATGGCTAAACCAGTGAGATTAGTAAAAATGGATAAGCCTTGAACGCTTACAATATCAGAGATGATGAGGCCTTCTCCAGACCTAGAATCGCTCAAATCTAATGACGTTGTTGCAGTGATATCGGCTGTGGTGAGCTTGTCGGTTACTTGTCGGGCTGGGTAGCTGGGGGGTGTGCGAGGCATGCGATTGGCGATGGCGGCGGCTAGGTTGGGGTCGGGGAAGCAGTCGGCTATGGTGCTGACGTCTGGGGTGCAGGAGTATGGGCCTCCGCGCGGGGTGATTGTATTGGGGTGCGATGGGGCCGGACTTGGGGTGGAGCTGGACTGCGGTGATGGGGTAGCGGTTGGGGTTGGCGATGGCTGCGGCTTAGGCTGAGCGGGTTTGGGATTGGGCTCAGGGGTTGGCGCTGATTGCTTGGGCTGGGAAGTGCCTAGGGGAGTGTGTGATTCTGATTGCTCTTGGGGCGTCGGTGCCTCAAATGTGGGAGAATCAATTGACTTCGTTACAGTATCGAGTGGTGATACATCTTTGGTTTTGGGCGATTGCGCTGCCTTGCGCGAATCTGAATCTGAAAGCGAGGATTGGGATTGAACCGGGTCGGCGTGAACAGTGACCGGTGCCGCTAAATTAGCGGACCCCCCCCCCCAGGATAGCCATGGATAATGCAACGAGTGCAGCACTAAATGTGTGCTTGACGCGCATAACAACACCCCTCTAAACCGAAACCAGCGACAATAAGCTGAAATTTCAGTGTCTAAATATTTCATGGCGCACAAAGTCTTCTACGGTTCCCCAACCATAAGCAACAGTGCGCTTAACGCTAATACAGACCTTAAGTGTAGCACCAGTAACTAGCTTGACCCTTAAAAGGGCCTAAAATCCGCGACGGCGAGGGGAATCTCCCGTTGAGTCTGTGATTGCTGAGCCTGTTGGAAAGGGCGAAAGGACTATGTGAGCGAACTAGTTTGTTTCTGCCAAACGGCGAGCGAATACGGGAAGACCTATGCGGTTGAGATGTTCGATTTCCTCTTGCATAGTGCGGGGAGGGTGATGTTTGCTGTTTACCAGATCGCGCATCGCTTGACCGCATAATTCCGGCGCCCCATCGTACATGCGACTCAAAAAAGCGTCGGGTGATTGGACTTCTAAACCTACCGGAGCGAGAGCGGACTGTGGAAAGTGTTTCAGGTTGAAAGTAACGATGGTTTGAGCGCCAGCCAAGCGCGCTGCGGCTAGGACATGGCGATCGTCTATATCTGGCAAAGCTATGTCTTGTTCAAGTGTTTCCCAGCCTTGGGTGAGTGCCATCGGAAAGGCCTTGTTGGCCGCGTCTAGCACTTGCTGGGCCTGCTGCTTGCTCACCTGTCGGACTTCTTGAATTGCTACACGCGCCTCTTCCATAATCTTATCTGACCAGAAAGGCTCATATGCGCGCGCTTCCGCGAGGCTGAGAAAGGCATCGAGGGTCCAGGTGGGAACGAAGAGGTTTGCGTCGAGGAAGGCGGCTTCTAGCATGGCTAGTCCTTGAACTGAGCGAGATACTGGGAGTAGTCCACGTCGTAAGAGCCGGCCTGCGAAGCGTTTTCTCGCATGTTTTCTAGGCTGTGACGGGTTTGCTGGTCTCGCTGACGCTTATAGGCGAGTACGTCTTCCAAATTGAGAAAACGGTAGCCTTGCGCTTGCGGGCGCGAGTAGGGGATAAGGCCTCGGTCGAGCATGCGGGTAAGAGTGCGCTGGGAAATACCGAGAATTTGCGCTGCTTGGCCTGTCGTGAGGCGCTGAGTTTGCTCGGCGGGAGTAACCTGCTCGCAATCTGAACTCGGTGAGGAAAGTACCAAGTCTCGAATCTGCTGGTAGAGCTTGACGGATAGGGGGATGCGCTCGCCGTCTTGGCCCTGAAGAAAGGGTAAATCGCTCTGCTGTTGGGCCTTTCGGGGCATGGGGTCAGCTTGCCTTGCAATGGTCATCGTTACCTCCTTAATACTGCTCAGCATAGTACACAATGGACACAATGGACAAATGCTTGCGCTTTGAGCTGCGTAAGAGTTGCCACTTACTGTTTAAGCTCTTGCACTTCGGTATGCTTTCGCCCTGCTTTCGTTGCGCTCTCGCGACAGGGCAAGGCTTGGTTGCTTGCACAGCGATGGGTATGCTGTTAGCTCAGTTGCTGGGGTTGGGTGGGGCTAATAAACGGTGGGAGGGCTGGGGATTGGCTCTTTTGCGCGCTCGATTGGGCGGTGGGGTGAATTGCGGGGCGGGGAGGGGGTTTAGTAGATTAGGGGTATGGCTTCTTCTCTTGCTCCTGACAGTTTTGTGCACTTGCATAATCACACGCATTACTCCACGCTCGACGGCGCTTCCAAGATTCCTGAACTGGTGAAGCAGGTGAAGGCGATGGGACAAACCGCTATCGCCATTACTGACCACGGCAACATGCACGGCGCCTACGAGCTTTGGCGCACCGCGGTCGACAACGATATTAAACCCATCTTGGGTATCGAGGCTTACGTAACGCCGGAGACTGCTCGGCAGGATAAAACCCGCGTGCGCTGGGGCGATGAAACCCAGCGATCAGACGACGTCTCCGGCGGCGGTTTCATCACCCACATGACCCTGTGGGCCGAAGACGATACCGGCTTGGTAAACCTGATTAAGGCCTCTTCTATAGCCAATCTTGAGGGCTTAGTGGGCAAATGGCCTCGTATGGATAAAGAGGTGCTCGCTGCACACTCGAAGGGCGTGATTGCATCGACGGGCTGCCCCTCGGGCATTGTGCAGACTCGCTTGCGCTTGGGCCAGTTCGACGAAGCCCTGCGCGCGGCCGGCGAGTTCCAAGACATCTTCGGTAAAGATAACTATTACGTGGAGTTGATGGACCATGGGCTTGAGATTGAGAAGCGGGTCACGAAAGACCTGCTCGAAATTGCCAAGCGCATCGGAGCTCCGCTGGTAGCTACCAACGATGCTCATTATGTGCGCAAGGAAGATGCGGGCGCTCAGGATGCCCTGCTCTGCATCAACTCCGGCTCACACCTCGACGACCCGGGCCGCTTCAAGTTCGACGGCTCCGGCTACTACATTCGCTCAGCAGAGGAGATGCGCGACCTCTTCAAAGAGTTCCCCGAAGCTTGCGACAACACGATGGAAATAGCTGAGCGCTGCAACGTGATGTTTGACGATCACGAAGATGGTGCTTTCATGCCCCGTTTTGACTGCCCTCAGGGCTGGGACGAGACTTCGCTCTTCTTGAAACAAGTCGACGATGGCCTCAAAGTGCGCTATCCAGAAGGCGTGCCCAGTGAAGTCTCTCAACAGGCAGACTATGAATGCGGCGTGATTTGCCAGATGCAGTTCTGCGGCTACTTCCTCGTGGTCTCCGACTATATCAATTGGGCCAAAGAACACGGCATCATGGTGGGCCCCGGGCGTGGTTCGGCAGCAGGCTCAATGGTGGCATACGCTATGGGTATCACCGAGTTGGACCCCCTCCAGCACGGCCTGATTTTCGAGCGATTCCTCAACCCAGAGCGCGTCTCCCTGCCCGATATCGACGTGGATTTCGACCCTGATGGGCGTATGAAAGTCCTCGAATACGTGGCCGAAAAGTATGGCTCCGACAAGGTAGCCCAATGCGTGACTTACGGCACCATCAAAACTAAGAACGCTTTGAAAGATTCGGCTCGCATCATGGGCTACGAATACTCAGCAGGTGAGCGCGTCACTAAAGCCCTGCCGCCTTCTGCAATGGGCAAAGACGTGAGCTTGCACGACATTTTCGACCCCAGCTCCAAGCGTTACCCGGAGGCGCGCGAGTTCCGCGAACTCTACGATTCTGACTCTGATGTGAAGCGCATTACCGACGAGGCCAAGGGCTTAGAAGGCATCATTCGCCAGACGGGTGTGCACGCCTGCGCAACTATCATGGGAGCCGAGCCGATTACGAACACGTCGCCGCTCATGCAGCGCAACGACGGCACGGTGACCACCACCTTCGAATATCACACTTGCGAAACCTTGGGGCTGGTCAAGATGGATTTCTTGGGCCTTTCCAACTTGAGCGTAATCCGTGACTGCTTGAGCAACATCACGCGCAACGGTAAGGAGACCATCTCCTACCAGCAGATTCCGCTGGACGACAAGGAAACATACGAGCTGCTCTCGCGCGGTGACACGCTTGGCGTCTTCCAGCTCGATGGCGACGGCATGCGTTCCCTACTCCGCCTTCTAAAACCCGATAATTTCAACGATATATCCGCACTGATCGCCCTCTACCGCCCGGGCCCCATGGATATGAATTCGCATATCAACTATGCTAAGCGCAAGAACGGGCAGCAGAAGATTGAGCCCATCCACCCTGAGGTGGCCGAGCCGCTTAAGGCGGTTTTGGACGAGACGTACGGTCTGATTGTCTACCAGGAGCAGGTGCAGTCTGCCGCGCGTATTTTGGCCGGTTATTCGCTGGGTAAGGCAGATGTGTTGCGCCGAGCTATGGGTAAGAAAAAGCCCGAAGTGTTGGCCAAGGAGCAGGTGCCCTTCTTCGAGGGTATGAAAGAACATGGATACTCAGAGGAAGCGGCTCAGGCCGTGTGGGACATTTTGGTGCCCTTCTCTGGCTACGCTTTCAACAAGGCGCATTCCGCAGCTTACGCCCTTATCGCATACTGGACTGCCTACCTGAAGGCCCACTATCCGGTGGAGTTTATGGCAGCCCTCCTGCAAGGCGAGCGCACCAACAAAGACAAGACGGCCCTCTACTTGGGCGAGGCAAGGCGTATGGGTATCCAGGTCTTGGCACCCGACATCAACGAGTCGGTTTCGGAGTATTCCGCAGTCGGCGATGTGGTCCGTTTCGGTCTTGGTGCTATTCGCAACGTGGGCGACAAGGCCGTGACTGAGATTGTGAAGCAGCGCGAAAGCAAGCAGGGCAAGTTTGTAAACTTCCTTGACTTCGTGAAGCGCGTTTCGATGGATGCGCTCAACAAGCGTACGGTAGAGTCTCTCATTAAGGCCGGAGCTTTCGACGAGACAGACGGCAATCGCAGGGCTCTGTTCCAGATTCACGAGGTCGCCATCGACCAGGTGGTTCCTTTAAAGCGCAAGCAGGCCGAGGGCCAGTTTGACCTCTTTGCTGACGAGGATGAAACGCCTGAATCTGACTTGCTGGGCGATGCTGACGTGTCGGTGCCAGACATCGAAGAGTGGGATAAGAAAACCAAGCTCAACTTTGAGCGCGAAATGTTGGGTCTGTATGTTTCCGACCATCCGCTTTCGGGCATGGCCTCGATTTTGGCTGGCATGCGAGATATGTCGATTGCTCAGCTGATAGACCGTGCTCAGTCGATTGGTGAGAACCAGAGTGTGACTTTGGCAGGTTTGGTTACTTCCGTAGACCGGCGCGTTTCCAAGCGTGGCAACCCTTGGGCGCGCGTGACTATCGAGGATTTGGAAAGTTCAATAGCCTGCACCTTCTTCGGCAAAGCATACGACAATGCGAGCGAGCAGTTGGCGCTCGACACCGTCATTCGCATACGCGGTCAGGTCGACGTGCGCGACGAGGGCGTGAGCCTGCGGGCCCAAGACATGGAAGTTCCCACTATGGAGTCTGCTGACGAGCGGCCGCTCATTATCACCCTTCCTAGGGGTGCTCTGGATCGTGGGCGGATGGAGCGCTTGGGCCGTATCTTGCAAGATCACCCTGGCTACAGTGAGGTCAAGCTTGCGGTGTCGGACGCTAAGGGCAATGTGAAGCTCTTTACCTTTGGAGATGGTTTCCGCACCCGGCACGACACTTCGATGCTAGCGGAGATTAAATCGATATTCGGACCCTCCTGCTTACCGGCTTCGTGATTGCGTTCGGGTGAATTCTCGCTAGGCGCGAGTAGGTTGAGTAGATAGAAAGAGACGTGTTAAGCTCCAAGGAGGTGCCCATGAGCGAGAATTCCAACGATTCGGCGTTGCCCGCCGGAGGTGCAGACGGACACCTTTCTGATGAGGAGATTGAGCGCGCTCTGGCGGACTTCGAGCGAGAGATGCAAAGCGGGCAGGGTAGCGCCTCTGGTCAGGAGTTAGGGCAGGGGCCAAGCGAGGCTGCGCTCGACGCTGAAAGTACTGACAGACTCCAGAGCACCGATGCAGCTGGTGCCAACGGCATCGACCCTCTGGCTGCCGGCAGCTTTGATGAAGAGCTCGAAGGTCTCATTGGTAACCGGGCTAAGGCTGCGCTTATTGTTACTCGACTGGCTTCGGCTGAGCTGCTGTCTGCTTTTTGTCAGATTTCAGACATTTCTGCCCTGTGTGTAGACGCGCCCGAGGGGGCAGTAGCGCTCTTGAAAAACTTGGATGGCGATGGCCCCGAAGCTGCGGTGAAAGACCTGACGACTGTGGTTTCAGGGCTCTCAGCCATGCTGGTGGTCAACCGGGCAGACAAGTTGGAGGCCAAGCTGTGGATTGAGGGGCGCTCGGGCCAGTCCTTCCCTCCGCCAATGGTTTTTGCTTCCTCGGCTGATTTTGTGGAAGACTTGCTCATCGGTACTAGCGATGTGGAACTGCTCAAGGTGCAGGGATTCACACTGTTTGATTCGGGCAGCTTAGACCGGGCTAAGGCTATGGGCATTATTGCTGAGCACACGCGCTTTAATCGCGGTGGCAAGCCTAAGGGTGGTCGCATCGAGTAGCCTTAGGTGCTAGGTGCTAGGTGCTAGGTGCTAGGTGCTAGGTGCGTGTTGCTGCTAATGTTACAGGCTCAACTCTTGAAAAGCTGATTCTCAGGGCTTTCTTAGTTTCTCGTCACAGGCTGGCGACAAGTCGTTAACATAGGGCGGGCCTTGCAAGAAATATAGGCATGCGACTATGGGTTCATGGAAAAACAAGAAGAGTTCGCCCTGCGTACTGTTGAAGAACGAGATGTGCGCTTCATTCGCCTCTGGTTCACCGACGTACTAGGGACCTTGAAATCGGTGGCTATAGCGCCTGCCGAACTTGAAAAAGCCTTCGACGAGGGCTTGGGCTTCGACGGCTCCGCGATTGAAGGCATGACTAGGGTCTCGGAAGATGACATGATTGTCAAGCCAGATCCTTCCACCTTCCAAATACTTCCTTCACATGGCGGCCCCCAAGGTACTGCCCGCATTTTCTGCGATATTTTGACCCCAGACGGCGAGCCCTCCCGTGGGGACCCCCGCCACGTACTCAAGCGCGCATTGGCCCAAGCCAAAGAGAAGGACTTTACCTTCTACGTGCATCCCGAAATTGAGTTCTACCTCTTTAAGGGCGAGGAAAACTGGCTGAATTCGCCTGTTCCTATCGACGAGGGCGGCTACTTCGACCATGTGCCGCGCAGCCCTGCTATGGACTTCCGTCGCTCCTGCGTGAGCATGCTGGAGCAGATGGGCATTTCGGTGGAATACTCCCATCACGAAGCGGGCCCGGGCCAAAATGAGATTGATTTGCGCTATGCGGACGCTTTGGCCACAGCAGACAACATCATGACCTTCCGCACGGTCGTTAAGGAAGTTTCCTTGGAGCGGGGTATGCATGCTTCCTTTATGCCCAAGCCTTACACCGACAAGCCCGGCTCGGGTATGCACACCCACTTGAGCCTCTTTGAGGGCGATACGAACGCCTTTTACGAGGTAGGGCAAGAGTTCAACATGTCGACTACGGCCCGGCAGTTTGCGGCCGGGATTTTGGCTCACGCGGCCGAGATTTGCGCGGTAACCGACCAGTATGTGAACTCCTACAAGCGCCTGTGGGGCGGGGCTGAGGCACCTTCCTACATCTGCTGGGGTCACAACAACCGTTCGGCCCTCCTGCGCATCCCGCAATACAAGCCCGGCAAGGGCAATTCGGCTCGCATGGAGTTCCGCGCGCTCGATCCAGTAGCCAACCCCTACTTGGCCTTCTCGGTCCTGCTGGCTGCCGGCCTAGATGGCATTGAAAAGAAGATGACCCTAGGCGAGCCCACTTCGGACGACGTTTGGGAACTCACCGACGCTGAGCGCCAGGCTATGGGCATTCAGCCCCTACCAGATTCGCTCGATACGGCCCTAAAAATCATGGAAAAGTCCGACTTCGTAGCCGGCGTCTTGGGCGAGCACGCCTTCGAGTACTTCCTACGCAACAAGCGCCAAGAATGGAACGAATACAACCGCCAAGTAACCCCCTACGAGCTCGAATACTATCTGCCGAGACTGTAGCGATTCTTGCCGGATATAAAAAGCCGGGCTGCCAGCGACACATTTGTGCTGGCAGCCCGGCTTTGTGTTGTTATGCAACCGTTAGACAGTGAGCCTTATATTGTCCGCTTTTTGACGGAGGGGGTGGCGGGCTCTGGCTTGGGTGGGTTGAACCAGCCGTTGTACATGAGGGAGAAGTTGCGGTTGCCGTAGGCGGAACAGGAGTCACCTTCACCAGCACCGGCCTTGAGGGCTGCTTCGTTGGGCTGGTAGGGCGTGTAGATGTAAAGCAGTGCGGTGGCTGTGTTTTCAATGTAGACGTCGGAAGCGCCGCAGGAGGGGTCGGGGGAGTATCGCACCGAGTTAATACGGCCGGGCTTGAATTGGTAGTCGTCGATATGTTTTTGGTAGTAGCGGTAGCGCTGGGCGGCACCGTAGACCTGGTTGAAGAAGCCTGCAAACTTGGGGTCACAGGAGTCATCGTCGGGGCAAGATAAGCCCATAGCTGCTTTGTATTGAATCTTGCTGGGGGCAGTTGCCGAAACTAAGTGCTGTTCTTTTTGGAGCATGGTAAGCAAGACTTTTTGGCTGACTCCGCAGGAGCGGGCTGCGCCGTCGATGATGGTAGCTGCGCTTTGGTTCTTGCCGCCCTGATATTCGTCACACAAATCGTCGGCAGGCTTTGACGGTGTGTCAACTCGGAAGTTTTTGAGGCAGGGTTCGGAGTCCTTGCTGCTCTGGGCTGTGCACTCGGCACCCTTTTGGTTCAGGAAGGCCTGCACGTCGTCGCCGTTCATACTAGTGGTGTCAAAAAAGCGTTCGTCGCTGATGATTTGACCGGGGTTGAAACCATAGAGTTCGTGCGATTCTTCCTGATGATTGCGCATATTGTTGACCTTGATGCCGTAGCCCAAAAAGCCCAAGGCAGTAATCACTAGGGCAATGACGAGGATGAGCGCCACGAAGCAGGCAGCAGCGGTCTCGACCCGGCGACCGAGGGGGAGTCTCAGCCAGCGCTGGTAAAGTGAGCGGGCTTTTTTCGATGACTTGGGACGCTTTTTGGCGCCCGATTTGGACTTTTTTGATCCGGAATTCGTTGTCTGCTGAGTACTCATCCTACTCCTCTAATACTTTGCGAATTCGTTGCAAGCTGACTGGTTCGTTTGTACCAAGCTCTTGGGCCCAGAGCGAGACGTAAAACTCCTCAAGCATCCAGCGAGCCTGTTCGGCCTTGGCTAGGAGTGCTTCGCGGCGGGGGCCGGCCGGTTGCTTGCTGGCCTTAGTGTGCGCCTTGTCAACAAGATGCTGAGCTTCGTCTGCCTGCCAAGCCCAGCGTACATCACGATTGCGGTCGCTGCGAGCCTTTTGGAGGCGCATTAAGTCGGCATGTAAGTATTTGCTGAGCTGCGGCAGGGCTTGCGGGGCGGTTTTGCCGATGAAACCGGTGCATACCAGGCCGGCGATATGGTCGCGAACCCACTGCAAGACGGAGAGCAAGGGCAGGTCGGCAGGACCGGAGACCGCCTTGTCGACCTCGGCGTAGCGCTGCAAGATAGCGATAACCTGCTGGGCAATCTCATAGACCTTGTCTTCAAATACTCCAGATACCTTGTAAACCGCCTCTGTTAAGGCCTGATCACTGGGCAGCTCGGCAATTTGTGGTAGGAGCTGCTTTACCGCTGCCAGCTGTAAGTCTTCCACAAGAGCTTTGGTGGATGGGTAAGGCGCGGAAGCTAGCATGAGTGCCTCGCGGCTGAGCCAGCGGGAGGAGACGCGTTCACTGGGTAGGCGCAGCGTATCCAAAGCGCCCTTCCATAGCATCTCCGAGCGCGAGACAGTAGTGGCACCCGAGCGCTGTAAGAGGTTGGCTTGCTTGACGATTTGCCCCTCTTTGGCCGCCTGCTCAGCCTTGGACGAGACTCGGTCTTGGGCCGAGCGGCGGGCTGGTTCGGCAAACTGCTTTTGAAGAGCTGGCAAGGATTTGGACTTGCCTAAGAGCTTGACCTGTGAACTACGCGAAACCTGGGTTTTGTTTGGTTGACCGCTTGCCTTGGGCTTGGCCTGCTTAGAGTCTTTGCCGGTCGTGCGCTTGCCCTTGTTGAGCGGCTCTTCAACAGCAAAGGTGATGCGCAAATAGGGAGCTAAGCGTTCTTGCTGTTCGGCAGAGAAGACTTGGGGATGAATCTGCGCGCCGACTACCTCGATGGCGGCCTGCGTAAAGACTTGGTCGAAGGGCGGCCACTGGGCTGATTCCTCCCCTTGCCCCGCATCGGCAGGCCCGGCAGCAGGCAGACTGGGATAGTGTTCGTCAATCCACTCGCGGATAGCCCGTGCGGTGTCTGGAGCAGGTACGAACTGCACACGCAAGGCCTTGGGCAGCGATTTAATGGTCGCCACAATCAGCTCGTCCAAGAGCCCGGGCACATTCCAAGTAAACTGCTCGGGTGTTAAGCGGTTGAGAGCTGCCAGTGGGATGTGAACAGTCACGCCGTCATCGGCTGAGTGAGGGTCGTACACATAGCTCAAACGCAGGTCGATGGGGGAGCCGTCGCTGCCGCGTGTATGCCAATGGTCGGGATAATCGCCGGGCCGGGCAGAGGCTTCGCTCTGGTTTAAGCGGTCGATTTGCGAGGGGTCGAAGGTTAAGAAATCTGGGTGCTTCTGATGTTCGCCCTTCCACCACTTGCCTAAGGCCGCCAGCGAAGTGATGTCTTGAGGAAGGCGTTCGTTGTAAAAGTCAACTAAATCTTCCTCGGAGGCAGTCTGCGCAACCAAGCGCGTTTTCGAGGCCTCATCGCTAGCCTCTTCGAGAATTTGACGGTTGTCTTCAATAAAGGAATCGTACGAGAAGCGCTGGCGGACGTCTCCTTCTACTAAGCCTTGGCGAATGAGGAAATCGCGAGCTTGAGCCGGGTTAATGGAACCCCAGAGCACCGGGCGGGCATTGACAATTGGCAACCCGTAAAGCAATACAGTCGAAGAAGCGACAGCAGCGCCCTTGGAGGCGGACCAGTGGGGTTCGGCGTAGGTGACGCGGGTGAGAGAACCTGCTAAACGTTCGGCCCAAGCCGGGTCGATGGCTGCGCAATAACGGGCCCAGAGTCGGGAAGTTTCTACCAGGCCGGCAGACATAATCCACGTAGGCGGCGATTTGACCACGTTAGAGCCGGGGAAGATGGCGAACCGGGTACCGCGTGCCCCCCGGTAATCGTTGTGAGAGCGCTTTTCGGCT is a window encoding:
- a CDS encoding InlB B-repeat-containing protein, producing the protein MPRTPPSYPARQVTDKLTTADITATTSLDLSDSRSGEGLIISDIVSVQGLSIFTNLTGLAIKNTKITDITPLTNMPKLIGLNVGGNQISVLGQLNNPNLEQLYLGSTSSYLNNTDENGLPIFISASNNVTTEALRTVNWSQLTKLKELSLVGNPITDLSPITEVPNLESINASDCKISSLGPLHNPNLSTLRLQRNQLAGTALSTVNWSQLTKLKTVIIYRNQITDISPLTDMPGLEDLQAWWNQIDTIGNFTNPNIVNLSLYKNKISTPALNSVNWSQLLQLKYLLLGQNLLVDISRLTNIPNLNYLSVDGNQIATLGELNNPNLTYLSIGQGGGSASWDGVGNEVHSFGGGNKITDSSFTTVKWNALTKLQTLQMYGNQITSLDNLPSIPTLLVLDAGMNKIDKLGQLNFPNLTNLRLSQNKVTSAHIATTDWSKLVQLQKLWLDSNQITSLSMLNTAWAPFIARLSQLSLNSNQITDVSTVDWSKFTALTNPNYILDNQQVRLPDIPTYSDNPLNLGPAIISHSPDVFAIPDKYNWNNTDVSTPAGGSYNTANGFYTWPHSYPGDYIYGFTGTIQLPNASGPTNFNGRISQKVLGVTVTFDANGGTLHTPAVQALANVGDRASAPNPRPTKEGEMLVGWYTQATGGDLWDFSNPVNYNMTLYAHWAAALILPTAGAIPLQQLGGGSLLALSVLSAVVYAAHILTAQRKHIPRHSPRTASSR
- a CDS encoding PIN domain-containing protein, whose amino-acid sequence is MLEAAFLDANLFVPTWTLDAFLSLAEARAYEPFWSDKIMEEARVAIQEVRQVSKQQAQQVLDAANKAFPMALTQGWETLEQDIALPDIDDRHVLAAARLAGAQTIVTFNLKHFPQSALAPVGLEVQSPDAFLSRMYDGAPELCGQAMRDLVNSKHHPPRTMQEEIEHLNRIGLPVFARRLAETN
- a CDS encoding helix-turn-helix domain-containing protein; the encoded protein is MTIARQADPMPRKAQQQSDLPFLQGQDGERIPLSVKLYQQIRDLVLSSPSSDCEQVTPAEQTQRLTTGQAAQILGISQRTLTRMLDRGLIPYSRPQAQGYRFLNLEDVLAYKRQRDQQTRHSLENMRENASQAGSYDVDYSQYLAQFKD
- the dnaE gene encoding DNA polymerase III subunit alpha — protein: MASSLAPDSFVHLHNHTHYSTLDGASKIPELVKQVKAMGQTAIAITDHGNMHGAYELWRTAVDNDIKPILGIEAYVTPETARQDKTRVRWGDETQRSDDVSGGGFITHMTLWAEDDTGLVNLIKASSIANLEGLVGKWPRMDKEVLAAHSKGVIASTGCPSGIVQTRLRLGQFDEALRAAGEFQDIFGKDNYYVELMDHGLEIEKRVTKDLLEIAKRIGAPLVATNDAHYVRKEDAGAQDALLCINSGSHLDDPGRFKFDGSGYYIRSAEEMRDLFKEFPEACDNTMEIAERCNVMFDDHEDGAFMPRFDCPQGWDETSLFLKQVDDGLKVRYPEGVPSEVSQQADYECGVICQMQFCGYFLVVSDYINWAKEHGIMVGPGRGSAAGSMVAYAMGITELDPLQHGLIFERFLNPERVSLPDIDVDFDPDGRMKVLEYVAEKYGSDKVAQCVTYGTIKTKNALKDSARIMGYEYSAGERVTKALPPSAMGKDVSLHDIFDPSSKRYPEAREFRELYDSDSDVKRITDEAKGLEGIIRQTGVHACATIMGAEPITNTSPLMQRNDGTVTTTFEYHTCETLGLVKMDFLGLSNLSVIRDCLSNITRNGKETISYQQIPLDDKETYELLSRGDTLGVFQLDGDGMRSLLRLLKPDNFNDISALIALYRPGPMDMNSHINYAKRKNGQQKIEPIHPEVAEPLKAVLDETYGLIVYQEQVQSAARILAGYSLGKADVLRRAMGKKKPEVLAKEQVPFFEGMKEHGYSEEAAQAVWDILVPFSGYAFNKAHSAAYALIAYWTAYLKAHYPVEFMAALLQGERTNKDKTALYLGEARRMGIQVLAPDINESVSEYSAVGDVVRFGLGAIRNVGDKAVTEIVKQRESKQGKFVNFLDFVKRVSMDALNKRTVESLIKAGAFDETDGNRRALFQIHEVAIDQVVPLKRKQAEGQFDLFADEDETPESDLLGDADVSVPDIEEWDKKTKLNFEREMLGLYVSDHPLSGMASILAGMRDMSIAQLIDRAQSIGENQSVTLAGLVTSVDRRVSKRGNPWARVTIEDLESSIACTFFGKAYDNASEQLALDTVIRIRGQVDVRDEGVSLRAQDMEVPTMESADERPLIITLPRGALDRGRMERLGRILQDHPGYSEVKLAVSDAKGNVKLFTFGDGFRTRHDTSMLAEIKSIFGPSCLPAS